A stretch of the Tardiphaga sp. 709 genome encodes the following:
- a CDS encoding phosphodiesterase → MSKPRPTIIAQISDLHIKAPGELAYGKVDTARALERCVAELNALEPRPDLVVISGDLVDTPTPGEYEHLWRLLAPLKIPFIGVPGNHDARDMMRAAFPDWAYAKSSGPLDQARTFGPLDIILLDSHVPGKPHGTLEAATLDWLDATLASSRERPALLFLHHPPFRTGIEHMDVQDLFNVDELVAIVRKHPRVRIVAAGHVHRATLTTFAGTVATICPAPNHAVDLDIAELRPPSFRVEPPAFHLHVWFPDGEEGGHLVTHQVSIGDFDGPHPFFGADGKLL, encoded by the coding sequence ATGTCGAAGCCCAGGCCCACCATCATCGCGCAGATCTCCGATCTGCATATCAAGGCGCCGGGCGAGCTGGCCTATGGCAAGGTCGACACGGCCAGGGCGTTGGAACGCTGTGTGGCCGAGCTGAATGCGCTCGAACCGCGGCCTGACCTTGTTGTCATCTCCGGCGATCTCGTTGATACGCCGACACCCGGCGAATACGAGCATCTGTGGCGTTTGCTGGCACCGCTCAAGATCCCGTTCATCGGCGTTCCCGGCAATCATGATGCTCGCGACATGATGCGCGCGGCATTTCCCGATTGGGCTTATGCCAAGTCGTCGGGCCCGCTCGATCAGGCGCGGACGTTTGGCCCGCTCGATATCATCCTGCTGGACTCGCATGTGCCGGGGAAGCCGCATGGCACGCTGGAAGCAGCGACGCTCGATTGGCTGGATGCCACGTTGGCATCATCGCGCGAGCGGCCGGCATTGTTATTCCTGCATCATCCGCCGTTCCGCACCGGCATCGAGCACATGGACGTACAGGACCTGTTTAATGTGGATGAGCTCGTCGCCATCGTCCGCAAGCACCCGCGTGTCCGGATCGTCGCCGCCGGCCACGTCCATCGTGCGACGCTGACGACATTCGCCGGAACGGTTGCGACCATTTGCCCGGCGCCGAACCATGCGGTCGATCTCGACATCGCCGAATTGCGCCCGCCGTCGTTTCGTGTCGAGCCGCCCGCTTTCCACCTGCATGTCTGGTTTCCGGATGGCGAGGAGGGCGGCCATCTGGTGACCCATCAGGTGTCGATCGGCGACTTCGACGGTCCGCATCCGTTCTTCGGAGCCGATGGGAAGTTGCTGTAA
- a CDS encoding ABC transporter ATP-binding protein, which yields MSAISGHGAAVHIQNCGKTFPDGTQALAPASLDIVSGETLVLLGPSGCGKTTMLRIIAGLETPDAGGRVLFDKTDMTAVPIEQRHVGMVFQSYALFPNMTVAENIGYGLKIRGVDKAARAARVAEMVALTNIGGLENRRIDQLSGGQRQRVALARAVAVRPRVLLLDEPLTALDASLRDRLRSELNSLLRSLGITAIYVTHDQAEAMELGDRIVVMRKGAIAQIGTPREIYFAPQNRFVAEFVGAANIVEGPVSGGRLTLPGGWLALSDAADNAAAVAMIRPETIGIVAEADAFLRGTVESVAFIGDRQRLVVTGAANKPLTVDAPNTINVRAGERVGLSVTPQAVRVLPKED from the coding sequence ATGAGCGCTATCTCAGGCCACGGTGCGGCCGTTCACATCCAGAATTGCGGCAAGACCTTTCCGGACGGCACGCAGGCGCTGGCGCCGGCTTCACTGGATATCGTGTCAGGCGAGACGCTGGTGCTGCTCGGCCCTTCCGGTTGCGGCAAGACCACCATGCTGCGGATTATCGCCGGTCTGGAGACGCCCGATGCGGGCGGCCGTGTGCTGTTCGACAAGACCGACATGACCGCGGTGCCGATCGAGCAGCGCCATGTCGGCATGGTGTTCCAGTCCTACGCGCTGTTTCCCAACATGACCGTGGCCGAGAACATTGGCTATGGGCTGAAGATTCGCGGCGTCGACAAGGCGGCACGCGCGGCGCGTGTCGCCGAGATGGTGGCGCTGACCAATATCGGCGGGCTCGAAAACCGCCGGATCGATCAATTATCTGGCGGCCAGCGTCAGCGCGTAGCTTTGGCGCGCGCGGTGGCCGTGCGTCCACGGGTGCTGCTGCTGGATGAGCCGTTGACGGCGCTTGATGCGTCGCTGCGCGACCGGTTGCGCAGTGAACTCAACAGCCTGCTACGCTCGCTCGGGATCACCGCGATCTATGTGACTCACGATCAGGCCGAAGCGATGGAGCTCGGCGATCGTATCGTTGTCATGCGCAAGGGCGCCATCGCCCAGATCGGCACGCCGCGGGAGATTTACTTTGCTCCCCAGAACCGTTTCGTCGCCGAATTCGTCGGTGCGGCCAATATCGTAGAGGGGCCGGTGAGCGGCGGTCGGCTGACGCTGCCCGGCGGCTGGCTGGCGCTCAGTGATGCCGCCGATAACGCTGCGGCAGTGGCGATGATCCGGCCGGAAACCATCGGAATTGTCGCCGAGGCGGACGCCTTCCTGCGCGGCACGGTCGAAAGCGTCGCCTTTATCGGTGATCGCCAGCGTCTCGTGGTGACGGGTGCGGCGAACAAGCCGTTGACGGTGGACGCGCCGAACACCATCAATGTACGTGCAGGGGAGCGCGTCGGCCTGTCGGTCACGCCTCAAGCGGTTCGCGTGTTGCCGAAAGAAGACTGA
- a CDS encoding ABC transporter permease translates to MRDRLIFAGQLGFTLLVAAFLVVPVVLSISAGVTVNYFRGIQSGVTLQWVVQVWNLYAGEIGLSFLIAFATLAVTLIVGVPAAYGLHVKGGRLSRVIEEIITLPLAIPGLAIALALLLTYGGFGGFRQSWLFILTGHVIFTMPFMVRSVMAVFASVDIKTLDEGAASLGASPWTRFCNVIVPNAMPGILAGSLMVVTLSLGEFNLTWMLHTPLTKTLPVGLADSYASMRLEVASAYTLIFFIMIVPLLVAMQMFAEKGEKK, encoded by the coding sequence ATGCGCGATCGCCTGATTTTCGCTGGCCAACTCGGCTTCACACTGCTCGTCGCGGCGTTCCTCGTTGTGCCTGTTGTGCTGTCGATTTCCGCTGGCGTCACGGTCAATTACTTCCGCGGCATCCAGTCGGGCGTCACGCTGCAATGGGTGGTGCAGGTCTGGAATCTGTATGCCGGTGAAATCGGGCTGTCGTTTCTGATCGCCTTCGCGACCCTGGCGGTGACACTGATTGTCGGCGTGCCCGCGGCTTATGGGCTGCACGTGAAGGGCGGGAGGTTGTCGCGTGTGATCGAGGAGATCATCACGCTGCCGCTGGCGATCCCCGGCCTCGCCATCGCGCTGGCGCTGCTGCTGACCTATGGCGGCTTCGGTGGCTTCCGGCAGTCGTGGCTGTTCATCCTGACGGGCCATGTGATCTTCACCATGCCCTTCATGGTGCGCTCCGTGATGGCGGTGTTCGCTTCGGTGGACATCAAGACGCTGGACGAGGGGGCTGCCTCGCTCGGTGCGTCGCCATGGACGCGGTTTTGCAATGTCATCGTGCCGAACGCCATGCCCGGCATTCTCGCCGGATCGCTGATGGTGGTGACGCTGTCGCTCGGCGAATTCAACCTGACCTGGATGCTGCACACGCCGCTCACCAAGACGCTGCCGGTCGGTCTCGCCGACAGCTATGCGTCGATGCGGCTGGAAGTGGCGTCAGCGTATACGTTGATCTTTTTCATCATGATTGTGCCCCTTCTGGTGGCGATGCAGATGTTTGCCGAGAAGGGCGAAAAGAAATGA
- a CDS encoding ABC transporter permease, with the protein MSHRNFIWICLLPLVVVTAAFFLLPMAQLLAVGAGGSRGASAYLAIITEPRYRATLINTVVLAAATTIATLVIATIAGLFLQRHRFPGRAVLIAMLTFPLAFPGVVVGFLIILLAGRQGLIGAITAALTGEKVVFAYSIFGLFLGYLYFSIPRVILTVMAAVQKLDIGLEEAARSLGASPWAVQRDVVLPALGPAFVASGAIAFATAMGAFGTAFTLATNIDVLPMLIYTEFTLAANFAISAALSIGLGVIAWAILALARSMSGGAVAAAG; encoded by the coding sequence ATGTCGCATCGTAATTTCATCTGGATCTGCCTGTTGCCGCTCGTGGTGGTGACAGCAGCCTTCTTCCTCTTGCCGATGGCGCAATTGCTCGCCGTCGGTGCCGGCGGATCGCGCGGCGCGTCCGCCTATCTGGCGATCATTACAGAACCGCGCTATCGCGCCACGCTGATCAATACGGTCGTACTAGCTGCCGCGACGACCATCGCCACGCTGGTGATTGCCACCATCGCCGGCCTGTTCCTGCAGCGTCATCGCTTCCCCGGCCGCGCCGTGCTGATCGCCATGCTGACATTTCCGCTGGCATTTCCCGGGGTCGTGGTCGGCTTCCTGATCATTCTGCTGGCTGGGCGTCAGGGCCTGATCGGCGCCATCACGGCGGCATTGACGGGCGAGAAAGTCGTGTTCGCCTATTCAATCTTCGGTCTGTTTCTCGGCTATCTCTATTTCTCGATTCCGCGCGTGATCCTCACGGTGATGGCCGCGGTGCAGAAGCTCGATATCGGGCTGGAGGAGGCGGCGCGTTCGCTCGGTGCGAGCCCGTGGGCGGTTCAACGCGATGTTGTGCTGCCGGCGCTCGGTCCGGCCTTCGTCGCCTCGGGCGCGATTGCCTTCGCGACGGCGATGGGCGCGTTCGGCACAGCCTTCACGCTTGCGACAAACATCGATGTGCTGCCGATGCTGATCTATACCGAGTTCACATTGGCGGCGAATTTCGCGATCTCGGCGGCGCTGTCGATCGGACTCGGCGTGATCGCCTGGGCGATCCTTGCGCTGGCCCGCTCGATGAGCGGCGGCGCTGTCGCGGCGGCGGGGTGA
- a CDS encoding ABC transporter substrate-binding protein, translating to MKPFRLVFALSALALAAVSQPARAADVICYNCPPEWADWASMIKAVKTDLSIEMPHDNKNSGQALAQILAEKANPVGDIGYFGVTFGMKAKAQDALEPYKPAGWDQVDAGLKDSEGYWTTIHSGTLGFFVNKDALAGKPVPKCWKDLAKPDYKGMVGYLDPTSAAVGYVGAVAVNLALGGSDQNFDPAIAFFKELKKNDAIVPKQTSYARVVSGEMPILLDYDFNAYRAKYSEKGSFEFVIPCEGSVVFPYVVGLVKNAPHKDKAKKVMDYLLSDKGQAIWTNAYLRPARKIELPEAVKAKFLPDSEYARAKSVDWGKMELAQKGFSDRYLAEVR from the coding sequence GTGAAACCGTTCCGCTTGGTATTTGCTCTGTCCGCGCTGGCGCTCGCCGCCGTATCGCAGCCCGCCCGTGCTGCGGACGTCATCTGCTACAACTGTCCGCCGGAATGGGCCGACTGGGCGTCGATGATCAAGGCGGTGAAGACCGACCTCTCGATCGAGATGCCGCATGACAACAAGAATTCCGGCCAGGCACTGGCTCAGATCCTCGCCGAGAAGGCCAATCCGGTTGGCGACATCGGCTATTTCGGCGTCACCTTCGGCATGAAGGCCAAGGCGCAGGATGCGCTCGAACCCTACAAGCCCGCTGGCTGGGATCAGGTCGATGCCGGCCTGAAGGACTCCGAAGGCTACTGGACCACAATCCATTCCGGTACGCTCGGCTTCTTCGTCAACAAGGATGCCCTGGCTGGCAAGCCGGTGCCGAAGTGCTGGAAGGATCTCGCCAAGCCCGACTACAAGGGCATGGTCGGCTATCTCGATCCGACGTCGGCCGCCGTCGGCTATGTCGGCGCTGTCGCGGTCAATCTCGCGCTCGGCGGTTCGGACCAGAATTTCGATCCGGCCATCGCCTTCTTCAAGGAGCTGAAGAAGAACGATGCGATCGTGCCCAAGCAGACGTCCTATGCCCGTGTCGTCTCCGGCGAGATGCCGATCCTGCTAGATTATGATTTCAATGCCTATCGCGCCAAGTATTCCGAGAAGGGCAGTTTTGAATTTGTCATTCCCTGCGAAGGCTCGGTCGTGTTTCCCTATGTGGTCGGTCTGGTGAAGAACGCGCCGCACAAGGACAAGGCCAAGAAGGTTATGGACTATCTCCTGTCCGACAAGGGCCAGGCGATCTGGACCAACGCCTACCTCCGTCCGGCCCGCAAGATCGAACTGCCGGAAGCCGTGAAGGCCAAATTCCTGCCGGACAGCGAATATGCCCGCGCCAAGAGCGTGGACTGGGGCAAGATGGAGCTGGCGCAGAAAGGCTTCAGCGACCGCTATCTCGCCGAAGTCCGTTGA
- a CDS encoding GrlR family regulatory protein → MLPDGRYSAWFRIPEKEGMGIITLADGRLSGGDTVIAYSGSYIQNGDAFTATIATRRHADGQPAIFGIDEVEIDLVGTSKTTTASCRGVVKQRPGVPFEVVLVRMEG, encoded by the coding sequence ATGCTCCCGGATGGCCGTTATTCGGCGTGGTTTCGTATTCCCGAGAAGGAAGGCATGGGGATTATCACGCTCGCTGATGGTCGATTGTCGGGCGGCGATACGGTGATCGCCTATAGCGGTTCCTATATCCAGAACGGCGATGCTTTCACGGCGACGATTGCGACCCGCCGGCATGCGGACGGCCAGCCGGCGATCTTCGGCATCGATGAAGTCGAGATTGATCTGGTCGGGACATCCAAGACCACGACGGCGTCCTGCAGAGGTGTCGTCAAGCAACGGCCCGGCGTGCCGTTTGAGGTCGTGCTGGTGCGCATGGAAGGCTAG
- a CDS encoding GGDEF domain-containing protein, whose protein sequence is MLLDQSSIFAAIGLSSAALALTLLATWLVARSETYLLTWSIGLATTVVAVIIYAGFEQYDSRLQLAAFILLLVGFGVIYAGTTQFCSNQAHWIRAALVTTAGLVPMIIGFALGYTGVGTMAANFGTGLLVALSAAQYWHARAEAPLLMVANALLYLVTAASFVACGAELLRTGQFVLTDRPMNWAEQFNSLMVIVGLTGIGALSLTINQIRTSNRHKSDAMTDPLTGLLNRRALFGEKVTETASNTAILVMDLDHFKTINDQFGHAAGDRVLRAFAEVIFSNIRAEDVAARLGGEEFCIVLAASSPKAAAAVAERIRSTLETKTFPTSAGVIHATVSVGIAIRSTEPETLQALLSRADAALYQAKAAGRNRVQISDFHLAA, encoded by the coding sequence ATGTTGCTAGATCAGTCCTCCATCTTCGCAGCGATCGGACTCTCGAGCGCGGCGCTCGCGCTCACATTGCTCGCCACCTGGCTCGTCGCGCGATCCGAGACCTATCTGCTGACTTGGTCGATCGGTCTCGCGACCACGGTGGTTGCCGTCATCATCTATGCAGGCTTCGAGCAGTATGATTCGAGGCTACAGCTCGCTGCATTCATATTGCTGCTTGTCGGCTTCGGGGTGATCTATGCGGGCACCACGCAATTCTGCTCGAACCAGGCCCATTGGATCCGCGCCGCCCTCGTCACCACCGCAGGGCTCGTTCCGATGATCATCGGCTTTGCGCTTGGTTACACCGGCGTCGGCACGATGGCCGCGAATTTTGGCACGGGCCTTCTCGTTGCGCTGTCGGCAGCACAATATTGGCACGCGCGCGCCGAAGCACCGCTGCTGATGGTCGCAAATGCGCTACTCTATCTCGTAACGGCCGCATCGTTCGTGGCCTGCGGTGCCGAACTCTTGCGTACCGGGCAATTCGTGCTGACCGATCGACCGATGAATTGGGCAGAACAGTTCAATTCACTGATGGTGATCGTCGGTCTGACCGGGATCGGTGCGCTATCACTGACAATCAACCAGATCCGGACGTCGAACCGGCATAAATCCGATGCCATGACCGATCCTCTGACCGGCCTGCTCAATCGGCGCGCGCTGTTTGGCGAAAAGGTAACGGAGACAGCATCCAACACCGCCATTCTGGTGATGGATCTCGATCACTTCAAAACGATCAACGATCAGTTCGGCCACGCCGCCGGCGACCGCGTGCTGCGCGCCTTTGCCGAAGTCATCTTCTCGAACATTCGCGCCGAAGACGTTGCCGCGCGTCTGGGCGGCGAGGAATTCTGCATTGTCCTAGCCGCGTCGAGCCCAAAAGCAGCAGCCGCTGTCGCCGAGCGCATCCGATCAACGCTGGAGACAAAGACGTTCCCGACTTCCGCCGGTGTTATCCATGCCACGGTCAGCGTGGGAATCGCGATCCGGTCAACCGAGCCTGAAACGCTGCAGGCATTGCTTAGCCGTGCCGATGCGGCGCTCTACCAAGCCAAGGCGGCGGGCCGAAATCGCGTGCAGATTTCTGATTTTCATCTGGCCGCCTGA
- a CDS encoding glutathione S-transferase, which produces MELFYAPTSPYVRKVMACAIELGIADRIVKLPSAAHPLKRDARIAGFNPLAKVPAAKLADGTLLFDSRVICEYLDDLGRGSLFPRGAERWQVLTEQALGDGLLDAALLTRYENTCRSDEIRSAEWIDGQMTKIAAALDQMENSVASFGARITIGSLTIACALGYLDFRFASFDWRGSRPALTDWFAAVSERPSLRDTVPAEG; this is translated from the coding sequence ATCGAACTGTTCTACGCGCCAACATCGCCCTACGTCCGCAAGGTCATGGCCTGTGCGATCGAGCTCGGGATCGCCGATCGTATCGTGAAGCTGCCCAGCGCCGCGCATCCGTTGAAGCGCGACGCGCGGATCGCAGGTTTCAACCCGCTCGCCAAGGTGCCGGCGGCGAAGCTGGCGGATGGCACGCTGCTGTTCGACAGCCGGGTGATTTGCGAATATCTCGACGACCTCGGACGCGGTTCGCTGTTTCCGCGCGGCGCGGAGCGCTGGCAAGTGCTCACCGAACAGGCGCTCGGTGACGGTTTGCTCGATGCGGCGCTGCTCACGCGCTATGAAAATACCTGCCGTAGCGACGAGATCAGATCGGCGGAGTGGATCGATGGTCAGATGACCAAGATCGCCGCGGCGCTCGATCAGATGGAAAACTCTGTCGCATCGTTCGGCGCCCGCATCACCATCGGCAGCCTCACTATTGCCTGCGCCCTCGGCTATCTGGATTTCCGTTTCGCATCGTTCGACTGGCGCGGCTCGCGGCCGGCCCTGACCGACTGGTTCGCAGCCGTGTCGGAGCGGCCGTCACTGCGAGATACGGTTCCGGCTGAGGGATAA
- a CDS encoding heme-binding protein produces the protein MATTKPSLKLTHEGALKALAGAVAKAEELGVAQNVTIVDDGGNLLAFVRMDGAKLLSRETSMSKAITAASHRQPTSRLNPADEIKLAIAGGGRLTNLEGGLPIMIAGQCVGAVGVGSGTGAQDVEVARAALAAIDAEDQKP, from the coding sequence ATGGCGACGACTAAACCCTCTCTCAAGCTGACACATGAAGGCGCGCTCAAAGCGCTGGCGGGTGCCGTCGCCAAGGCAGAAGAGTTGGGCGTGGCGCAGAACGTCACGATCGTTGACGACGGCGGCAATCTGCTGGCTTTTGTTCGGATGGACGGCGCCAAATTGCTGTCGCGGGAAACCTCGATGTCGAAGGCCATCACCGCTGCGTCGCATCGGCAGCCAACGTCGCGGCTCAATCCCGCCGACGAGATCAAGCTCGCCATCGCAGGCGGCGGCCGGCTCACCAATCTCGAAGGCGGACTGCCCATTATGATTGCAGGCCAGTGCGTCGGGGCAGTCGGCGTCGGGTCGGGCACCGGCGCGCAGGATGTCGAAGTCGCGCGCGCCGCACTGGCGGCCATCGACGCGGAGGATCAGAAGCCATGA
- a CDS encoding NAD(P)H-quinone oxidoreductase has product MKNEVSTIMSTMQAIIATQAGGPDVLTQVERPVPVPGPDEVLIEVAAAGVNRPDLMQRSGAVPLPPGVTDVLGLEVAGRVVGGDAALQGQAVMALVKGGGYARYCIAKASHCLAVPEGLTMEQAAALPEALFTVWHNLFERGRLSKGETVLVHGGASGIGTIAIRMAIARGATAIATVGSDAKKKAVEALGAVAINYRTDDFVAAARDATSGRGVDVVLDIVGGSYVARNLDALVPGGRHVSLSFMEGGVVPIDLGLVMRKGLYLTSSTLRPKSDEEKTAIATALRAEVLPLVASGEVRPLIWRTLPLGDAAQAHRILEANENIGKVLLLPADAA; this is encoded by the coding sequence ATGAAGAACGAAGTGTCGACGATCATGTCGACCATGCAGGCGATCATCGCGACGCAAGCAGGCGGTCCTGACGTTCTGACGCAAGTCGAACGACCGGTGCCGGTGCCCGGTCCCGACGAAGTGTTGATCGAGGTCGCCGCAGCCGGCGTCAATCGCCCGGACCTGATGCAGCGAAGTGGTGCCGTGCCGCTGCCGCCGGGTGTCACTGACGTGCTCGGTCTCGAAGTCGCCGGCCGCGTGGTCGGCGGCGACGCTGCGTTGCAGGGGCAGGCGGTGATGGCCCTCGTGAAGGGCGGCGGTTATGCGCGCTATTGCATCGCCAAGGCATCTCATTGTCTTGCGGTGCCCGAGGGGCTGACGATGGAGCAGGCGGCGGCATTGCCCGAAGCGCTCTTCACCGTCTGGCACAATCTGTTCGAACGCGGCCGGCTGTCGAAGGGCGAGACCGTGCTGGTGCATGGCGGTGCCAGTGGTATCGGCACTATTGCGATCCGCATGGCCATCGCCCGCGGCGCGACGGCGATTGCGACCGTGGGCAGCGATGCCAAGAAGAAGGCGGTGGAAGCGCTCGGTGCCGTCGCAATCAACTATCGTACCGACGACTTCGTTGCCGCAGCGCGCGACGCCACAAGCGGGCGCGGCGTTGATGTTGTGCTCGATATCGTCGGAGGTTCCTATGTGGCGCGCAATCTCGATGCGCTCGTGCCGGGCGGACGGCATGTCAGCCTGTCCTTCATGGAAGGCGGCGTGGTGCCGATCGATCTCGGTTTGGTGATGCGGAAGGGATTGTATCTGACGTCGTCGACGCTGCGGCCGAAGTCCGACGAGGAGAAGACCGCAATCGCTACCGCGCTCCGCGCCGAGGTGCTGCCGCTGGTCGCGTCCGGCGAGGTGAGGCCGCTGATCTGGCGGACGCTGCCCCTCGGGGATGCTGCGCAAGCTCACCGCATTCTGGAAGCCAATGAAAACATCGGCAAAGTGCTGTTGCTGCCGGCAGACGCCGCATGA
- the argE gene encoding acetylornithine deacetylase, whose protein sequence is MIERIAQILCELISIESISSNSNLDIIAYIERILASSGVSSRRVPSPDGCKASLLATIGPVDRPGVVLSAHTDVVPVDGQAWTVPPFAGVVRDRRVYGRGATDMKGFLAVVLAAVPRLNEAATAAPVHLAFSYDEEVGCRGAPDLVDALVQSVAMPALAIVGEPTTMRVVRAHKGKVARRLTVTGRTGHSAMPHRAANAVDAGVAIAHALRGLADEEIARGGDAAFDPPYTTIHVGSLHGGTVVNLVPERAVLEYEIRTMPGRDAGEILARIDEVVARERDRLRANAPEADIVSEELSAYPGLETAADASMTHLVAGMAGDTQPVTTVAFGTEAGLYAEAGIPTLVCGPGDMARGHKADEWIGFDELAAANAMMDRLADLLRRPSEEWISVS, encoded by the coding sequence ATGATCGAGAGAATAGCTCAAATACTTTGCGAGCTGATCAGTATTGAAAGTATAAGTTCGAATTCGAACCTCGATATCATCGCATATATCGAGCGGATACTTGCGTCGTCGGGCGTGTCTTCGCGCCGCGTGCCGTCGCCTGATGGCTGCAAGGCCTCGCTGCTCGCGACTATCGGTCCTGTGGATCGTCCCGGTGTGGTCCTGTCAGCGCATACGGATGTCGTGCCGGTGGACGGGCAGGCGTGGACCGTGCCGCCCTTCGCAGGCGTCGTCCGTGATCGGCGTGTCTATGGCCGCGGCGCTACCGACATGAAGGGCTTTCTGGCCGTCGTTCTCGCTGCCGTGCCGCGCCTGAATGAAGCCGCGACAGCTGCGCCCGTGCATCTGGCGTTTTCCTATGATGAGGAAGTCGGATGCCGCGGTGCGCCTGATCTTGTGGACGCGCTCGTGCAGTCCGTTGCAATGCCTGCACTCGCCATTGTTGGTGAGCCCACGACTATGCGCGTCGTTCGCGCGCACAAGGGCAAGGTCGCGCGTCGCCTGACAGTAACAGGCCGCACCGGCCACTCGGCGATGCCGCATCGTGCGGCCAATGCGGTCGATGCGGGCGTTGCGATCGCGCATGCGTTGCGCGGTCTGGCCGATGAGGAAATCGCGCGCGGCGGCGATGCGGCGTTCGATCCGCCATACACGACCATTCACGTCGGCTCGCTGCATGGCGGCACCGTGGTCAATCTGGTGCCGGAACGCGCCGTGCTGGAATACGAGATCCGCACCATGCCAGGCCGTGATGCCGGCGAGATTCTTGCGCGGATCGATGAGGTGGTTGCGCGTGAGCGCGATCGGTTGCGCGCCAATGCACCGGAGGCAGACATCGTCTCCGAGGAACTGTCGGCCTATCCCGGGCTCGAGACCGCCGCCGATGCCTCCATGACGCATCTGGTCGCAGGAATGGCAGGCGATACGCAACCCGTAACCACAGTCGCCTTCGGCACCGAGGCTGGCCTCTACGCAGAGGCCGGCATTCCCACGCTCGTCTGCGGACCCGGCGATATGGCTCGCGGCCACAAGGCTGATGAATGGATCGGTTTCGACGAACTCGCGGCTGCGAACGCGATGATGGATAGGCTGGCGGATTTGCTGCGTCGGCCGAGTGAAGAGTGGATAAGCGTATCATGA
- a CDS encoding DUF1028 domain-containing protein, giving the protein MTYSISARCPETGAFGIAITSSSIAVPARCAWVGPLGLVVSQNVTDPSLGPTGLALLRQGLGAGAVLNNLTQGTPQPAWRQVGVIDRYGQVAWHSGAQALPIIGIAQGNGCLAMGNLLVDEKVPSVMVARFEATAGQPLAERLMSALEAGLDAGGETDDEHAAGLHVAHMFDWPVVDLRVDWHDAPIGELRALWERYRPQQKDYIARAMNPGAAPSF; this is encoded by the coding sequence ATGACCTATTCCATCTCGGCACGCTGTCCGGAGACCGGCGCGTTTGGCATTGCCATTACATCGTCCAGCATTGCCGTGCCGGCGCGCTGCGCCTGGGTGGGACCTCTGGGTCTGGTGGTGTCGCAGAATGTCACTGATCCGTCGCTCGGCCCGACCGGCCTCGCACTGCTGCGTCAGGGCCTTGGCGCTGGTGCGGTGCTGAACAATCTGACGCAAGGCACGCCGCAGCCGGCGTGGCGGCAGGTCGGTGTGATCGATCGCTATGGCCAAGTGGCCTGGCATTCCGGCGCACAGGCCTTGCCGATCATCGGCATTGCGCAGGGCAATGGTTGTCTCGCTATGGGCAATCTGCTGGTCGATGAGAAAGTCCCGAGCGTGATGGTCGCGCGGTTCGAGGCGACGGCCGGGCAACCGCTGGCGGAGCGGCTGATGTCGGCGCTGGAAGCCGGCCTCGATGCGGGCGGCGAGACCGACGACGAACATGCCGCGGGCCTGCATGTTGCCCACATGTTCGATTGGCCGGTGGTCGATCTGCGTGTCGACTGGCACGACGCTCCGATCGGTGAACTCCGCGCGCTGTGGGAGCGCTATCGGCCGCAGCAGAAGGACTACATTGCGCGCGCGATGAATCCGGGCGCTGCGCCGTCGTTCTAA